One segment of Thermococcus profundus DNA contains the following:
- the gatD gene encoding Glu-tRNA(Gln) amidotransferase subunit GatD, translated as MRERKVDVFMKKNGLKIGDLIKVVEKDGTVYEGIVMPPYELSPGETLTIKLDNGYNIGVLIDAIESIEVVEKAKEAPKMEFREVLPRKEGLPDVTILGTGGTIASRIDYKTGAVHAAFTAEELAKAVPEIFDIANITPKLLFNIMSEDMKPEYWKRIAREAAKALNSGEDGVVIAHGTDTMGYTSAALSFMLGNLTKPVVLVGSQRSSDRPSSDAATNLICATRMATADAAEVMVVMHGETGDTYCLAHRGTKVRKMHTSRRDTFRSINDVPIAKVWPDGKIEYLRDDYRKRSEGEVEVDDRFEERVAILKIYPGITSELLEFLVDKGYKGIVLEGTGLGHTPNDMIPAIERAVESGVAVCMTSQCLYGRVNLNVYSTGRRLLKAGVIPCEDMLPETAYVKLGWVLGHTDDLGEVKKMMLTNYAGEITPYTRFDTFLR; from the coding sequence ATGAGAGAGCGCAAAGTCGATGTTTTCATGAAGAAGAACGGTCTGAAAATCGGGGATCTGATAAAAGTCGTTGAAAAGGACGGGACAGTCTACGAAGGCATAGTCATGCCTCCCTACGAACTCTCCCCGGGAGAGACGCTGACTATCAAGCTCGACAACGGCTACAACATCGGAGTTCTGATAGACGCAATAGAGAGCATCGAGGTCGTTGAGAAGGCGAAGGAAGCTCCCAAGATGGAGTTCAGAGAAGTCCTGCCGAGGAAGGAAGGGCTACCAGACGTCACCATCCTCGGAACCGGTGGAACGATAGCGAGCAGGATAGACTACAAAACTGGAGCCGTTCACGCGGCCTTCACTGCGGAGGAGCTTGCTAAGGCCGTTCCAGAAATATTCGACATCGCGAACATAACACCCAAGCTCCTCTTCAACATAATGAGCGAGGACATGAAGCCGGAGTACTGGAAGAGAATAGCCAGGGAAGCCGCCAAAGCCCTCAACTCAGGTGAGGACGGCGTTGTCATTGCCCACGGAACGGACACGATGGGCTACACCTCAGCCGCACTCAGCTTCATGCTGGGGAACCTCACCAAACCCGTTGTCTTGGTTGGCTCCCAGAGGAGTTCCGACAGGCCGAGCAGCGACGCAGCAACGAACCTCATCTGCGCCACGAGGATGGCGACGGCCGATGCCGCTGAAGTAATGGTGGTCATGCACGGAGAGACGGGCGATACCTACTGCCTGGCCCACCGCGGCACAAAGGTCAGGAAGATGCACACGAGCAGGAGGGACACGTTCAGGAGCATCAACGACGTTCCGATAGCAAAGGTCTGGCCGGATGGCAAGATTGAGTACCTCAGGGACGACTACAGGAAGAGGAGTGAGGGCGAAGTTGAGGTTGACGACAGGTTTGAGGAGAGAGTGGCCATACTCAAAATCTATCCTGGCATAACAAGCGAGCTCCTTGAGTTCCTTGTTGATAAAGGCTACAAGGGAATCGTCCTCGAGGGAACAGGACTAGGCCACACTCCCAACGATATGATTCCTGCCATTGAGAGGGCCGTTGAGAGCGGCGTTGCCGTATGCATGACGAGTCAGTGCCTCTACGGAAGGGTTAACCTCAACGTCTACTCAACCGGAAGGAGGCTCCTAAAGGCTGGAGTTATACCCTGCGAGGACATGCTTCCAGAGACGGCCTACGTCAAGCTCGGCTGGGTTCTCGGACACACCGATGACCTTGGAGAAGTGAAAAAGATGATGTTGACCAACTACGCCGGCGAGATAACGCCCTACACGAGGTTTGACACCTTCCTGAGGTGA
- the gatE gene encoding Glu-tRNA(Gln) amidotransferase subunit GatE: MTDKFNYEELGLKVGLEIHRQLDTKKLFSPVPSELSDEVDFTFERRLRPTMSELGEIDPAALEEFKKGKKFIYEGNYKLTDLVYMDEEPPRGPDREALEVALQISYLLNAKPVDEVHFMRKIVIDGSNVSGFQRTAIVAMNGKVDTPWGSVGIPTVCLEEDACRIVERKEKEVIYRLDRLGIPLVEISTTPDIHHPEQAKVVAKYIGDALRATRKVKRGLGTIRQDLNVSIRGGARVEIKGVQELDMIPLIIEREVERQLNLLKIRDELKKRCVKPEDLKEEFYDVTDVFQNTGSKIIARAIKKGGKVLAVKLPKFRGLIGKEVQPGRRLGTEMADRAKKYVKGIFHIDELPNYGITELEVNAVIEKLELGEEDAFVLVAAEEETAKNALREVLNRAREAIEGVPEETRRALPDGNTQYMRPLPGKARMYPETDIPSIFLPPEEKERIKANLPELPQERVERYVKEYKIDRSLAETLVNDERDELFEELIQRGVKPSLAASILVVVLKGLKKEVPIENVTDEHIREAFELYLEGKIAKEAFEEIFKELALHPEKTAKGVAEEKGLTLLSEEEVERIIDEVVQANIDVIKAKGMGAMGMIMGRAMAKLRGRADGKLVSSLVRKKIQEMAS; encoded by the coding sequence ATGACAGATAAGTTTAACTACGAGGAGCTTGGCCTTAAGGTCGGTCTCGAGATTCACAGACAGCTTGATACCAAGAAGCTGTTTTCACCAGTCCCGAGCGAGCTAAGCGACGAGGTTGATTTCACCTTTGAGCGCCGTTTGAGGCCGACGATGAGCGAGCTTGGGGAGATTGATCCAGCGGCCCTTGAGGAATTCAAGAAGGGAAAGAAGTTCATCTACGAGGGCAACTATAAGCTTACAGACCTCGTTTATATGGATGAGGAGCCGCCGAGGGGACCGGACAGGGAGGCCCTTGAGGTGGCACTCCAGATAAGCTACCTCCTCAACGCCAAGCCCGTCGATGAAGTTCACTTCATGCGCAAAATCGTTATAGACGGTTCCAACGTCTCCGGCTTCCAGAGGACGGCAATAGTTGCCATGAACGGGAAGGTTGACACCCCTTGGGGAAGCGTGGGGATCCCGACGGTCTGCCTTGAGGAGGACGCATGCAGAATCGTCGAAAGGAAGGAGAAAGAGGTAATCTACCGCCTTGACCGCCTTGGAATACCGCTGGTTGAGATAAGTACCACTCCAGACATACACCACCCGGAGCAGGCTAAAGTCGTTGCCAAGTACATAGGCGACGCTTTGAGGGCCACCAGAAAGGTCAAGCGCGGTCTTGGAACCATCAGGCAGGACCTCAACGTCTCGATCAGGGGAGGAGCGAGGGTCGAGATAAAGGGCGTCCAGGAGCTCGACATGATCCCGCTCATCATAGAGAGGGAAGTTGAAAGACAGCTCAACCTGCTCAAGATAAGGGACGAGCTGAAGAAGAGGTGCGTTAAGCCTGAGGATCTCAAAGAGGAGTTCTACGATGTGACAGATGTCTTCCAGAACACGGGCTCGAAGATAATCGCTAGGGCAATAAAGAAGGGCGGCAAGGTTCTCGCGGTGAAGCTCCCCAAGTTCCGCGGCCTCATCGGAAAGGAGGTACAGCCGGGGAGAAGGCTCGGAACTGAGATGGCAGACAGGGCCAAGAAGTACGTGAAAGGAATATTCCACATCGATGAACTGCCGAATTATGGAATTACAGAATTAGAGGTTAACGCTGTTATCGAAAAACTTGAGTTGGGAGAGGAAGACGCCTTCGTTCTGGTTGCCGCCGAGGAAGAGACTGCCAAGAACGCGCTCCGCGAAGTCCTCAATAGGGCAAGGGAAGCAATCGAAGGCGTCCCAGAGGAGACGAGGAGGGCCCTGCCAGACGGCAACACCCAATACATGCGTCCTCTTCCTGGTAAGGCGAGGATGTATCCAGAGACGGACATACCCTCGATATTCCTCCCGCCTGAGGAGAAGGAGAGGATAAAGGCAAACCTGCCTGAGCTCCCGCAGGAGAGGGTTGAGCGCTATGTTAAGGAGTACAAGATAGACAGAAGCTTAGCCGAGACGCTGGTGAACGATGAGCGCGATGAGCTCTTCGAGGAGCTTATTCAGAGGGGCGTCAAACCCTCGCTCGCCGCTTCAATACTCGTGGTTGTTCTCAAGGGCCTCAAGAAAGAGGTTCCGATAGAGAACGTCACCGATGAGCACATCAGGGAGGCCTTTGAGCTATATCTCGAAGGAAAGATAGCCAAGGAGGCCTTTGAGGAGATATTCAAGGAGCTCGCCCTTCACCCGGAGAAGACGGCTAAGGGAGTAGCAGAGGAGAAAGGCTTAACCCTCCTCAGCGAGGAAGAGGTGGAGAGAATCATCGATGAAGTGGTACAGGCCAACATTGACGTCATCAAAGCCAAGGGCATGGGAGCGATGGGCATGATAATGGGAAGGGCCATGGCGAAGCTCCGCGGAAGGGCCGACGGAAAGCTTGTGAGCTCTCTCGTCAGGAAGAAGATTCAGGAGATGGCGAGCTGA
- a CDS encoding endonuclease V, whose protein sequence is MERIPSELLEKIAELQRKLAERVVERPLEVSKVRTVGAVDVSYKNEMARAAFVLCSFPDCKLLKKRVVKVGVSFPYISTFFFLRETRPVLVAVGRERPDVLLVEGHGRAHPRGYGLASHIGLVLGIPTIGVAKRPLRGAPKGSCVKVGKAYVSVGHLIDLPSAVEIVKALSRGGYPLPLRLADRLSKGAQHEARKNSGSH, encoded by the coding sequence ATGGAGAGGATCCCCAGTGAACTTCTTGAGAAAATAGCCGAACTTCAGAGAAAGCTCGCCGAAAGGGTAGTTGAAAGACCGCTGGAGGTCTCAAAGGTCAGAACCGTTGGAGCAGTTGACGTCTCATACAAAAACGAGATGGCCAGAGCTGCTTTTGTCCTCTGCTCCTTCCCAGACTGCAAACTGCTGAAAAAGAGGGTTGTTAAAGTTGGGGTGAGTTTCCCATATATCTCAACCTTCTTCTTCCTCAGGGAAACGCGGCCGGTTCTCGTTGCAGTTGGACGGGAAAGACCGGACGTTCTGCTCGTTGAAGGCCACGGACGGGCGCATCCAAGAGGCTACGGCCTGGCCTCCCACATCGGCCTCGTTCTCGGAATTCCAACGATAGGGGTTGCCAAGAGGCCCCTAAGGGGCGCACCCAAAGGTTCCTGCGTAAAAGTCGGCAAGGCCTACGTTAGCGTCGGGCATCTCATCGACCTGCCTTCGGCAGTTGAGATAGTTAAGGCTTTAAGCCGGGGCGGCTATCCACTACCGCTCAGACTGGCCGACAGGCTTTCAAAGGGTGCTCAGCATGAAGCTCGAAAAAACTCAGGTTCTCATTGA
- a CDS encoding HIT family protein produces MKTLWAPWRIEYIRSPKHEGCIFCDFPKENRDKERLILYRGKYSFVIMNNYPYNPGHVMIAPYRHVGKWEDLTDDELLEIMKLSQLMIKAIKKAMNPDGFNLGVNLGRVAGAGIDDHVHLHIVPRWNGDTNFMPVVADTKVIPESLQEAYDELKKAIETVLKEE; encoded by the coding sequence TTGAAGACCCTATGGGCGCCCTGGAGGATAGAGTACATACGCTCACCGAAGCATGAAGGATGTATATTCTGCGACTTCCCGAAGGAAAACCGGGATAAGGAGAGGCTCATCCTCTACAGGGGAAAATATTCTTTCGTGATAATGAACAACTACCCATACAACCCAGGCCACGTCATGATAGCCCCGTACAGGCACGTTGGAAAGTGGGAGGATCTAACCGACGATGAGCTCCTCGAGATTATGAAGCTCTCACAGCTTATGATAAAGGCCATAAAGAAAGCTATGAACCCCGACGGCTTCAACCTTGGTGTGAACCTCGGCAGGGTTGCCGGGGCCGGAATAGACGATCACGTTCACCTCCACATAGTCCCCCGCTGGAACGGAGACACGAACTTTATGCCGGTGGTAGCCGACACCAAGGTCATCCCCGAGTCCCTCCAGGAGGCCTACGACGAGCTCAAAAAAGCTATAGAGACAGTTCTGAAGGAGGAATAG
- a CDS encoding TraB/GumN family protein: MSYLRYVKVIGTMHVSPRSREEVTREIEREKPAAVAVELDIPRFQGLQMGKKAELRESLRLGRAGLVSYLLTKLEEKLGEEFGMAPGGEMLGAIETAGRLGIPVLLIDEDIRVIMGKILQAPLREKLFLILEGSLVFLPGMGEEVGEKDMLSAYRDMMREFKVRYPYLFRVLVEERNEIMALNLKRAVDDLLARGVKRPRIIAVVGMGHKEGIERILNSWKPERRSIYPGGLGNLYNPRAAI, translated from the coding sequence ATGAGCTACCTGCGCTACGTTAAGGTCATTGGAACCATGCACGTCTCGCCGAGGAGCCGGGAGGAGGTAACCCGCGAGATAGAGAGGGAGAAGCCAGCGGCGGTGGCAGTTGAACTCGACATACCCAGGTTCCAGGGGCTCCAGATGGGAAAAAAGGCAGAACTGCGGGAGAGCCTGAGGCTTGGAAGGGCAGGACTGGTGAGCTACCTCCTGACGAAGCTCGAGGAAAAGCTCGGGGAGGAGTTCGGAATGGCCCCTGGCGGCGAGATGCTCGGGGCCATAGAGACCGCAGGAAGGCTGGGGATACCGGTACTGCTGATAGACGAAGACATAAGGGTTATCATGGGAAAGATACTCCAGGCTCCGCTCAGAGAAAAACTCTTCCTTATCCTGGAAGGCTCGCTGGTTTTTCTGCCCGGAATGGGGGAGGAAGTTGGGGAGAAGGACATGCTCTCAGCTTACAGGGACATGATGAGGGAGTTCAAGGTAAGGTACCCCTACCTCTTCCGCGTTCTCGTCGAGGAAAGGAACGAGATAATGGCCCTGAACCTGAAGAGGGCCGTTGATGATCTCCTCGCCAGGGGCGTAAAGAGGCCCAGGATAATAGCGGTAGTCGGAATGGGTCACAAGGAGGGGATCGAACGCATACTTAACTCGTGGAAGCCAGAAAGACGGTCTATTTATCCAGGAGGGTTGGGCAACCTTTATAACCCCAGAGCGGCTATTTGA
- a CDS encoding pyridoxal phosphate-dependent aminotransferase translates to MITPSKKAMGIEYAIRDVILPARELEKKGVDVIRLNIGDPGKYDFQPPEHMQEAYCRAIKEGHNYYGPSEGLPELREAIVQREKRKNGVDITADDVRVTAAVTEALQFVFGGLLDPGDNILVPSPSYPPYVGLVKFYGAEPREYMTVEENGWQPDIDDMRKLIDERTKGIAIINPNNPTGALYEKKTVKAVLDLAGEYDLPVISDEIYDLMTYEGKHVSPGSLTKDVPVIVMNGLSKVYFATGWRLGYLYYVDPEGKLAEVREAIDKLARIRVCPNTPAQFAAIAGLNGPMDYLERYMAKLKERRDYIYKRVQEIPGISAQKPQGAFYVFPRIDERSKWKNDFDFVMDVLHEAHVLFVHGSGFGRAGDWHFRIVFLPPVEILEKAMDRFEAFMKKRLAE, encoded by the coding sequence ATGATAACTCCGTCGAAAAAAGCAATGGGAATCGAGTACGCCATCAGGGACGTTATTCTCCCCGCGAGGGAGCTTGAGAAGAAAGGTGTTGACGTCATCAGGCTCAACATCGGCGATCCCGGAAAGTACGATTTCCAGCCGCCGGAGCACATGCAGGAAGCCTACTGTCGTGCGATAAAGGAGGGACACAACTACTACGGGCCAAGCGAGGGTCTGCCCGAGCTTAGGGAGGCAATAGTGCAGCGCGAGAAGAGGAAGAACGGCGTGGACATCACTGCGGACGATGTGAGGGTTACCGCTGCCGTTACAGAGGCCCTACAGTTCGTCTTTGGGGGACTTCTCGATCCCGGCGACAACATACTGGTTCCCAGCCCGAGTTATCCGCCCTACGTAGGTTTGGTTAAGTTCTACGGTGCCGAGCCCAGGGAGTACATGACCGTCGAGGAGAACGGCTGGCAGCCGGACATAGACGATATGAGAAAGCTCATAGACGAGAGAACTAAGGGAATAGCCATTATAAATCCCAACAACCCGACGGGGGCGCTCTACGAGAAGAAGACGGTTAAAGCCGTCCTGGATCTGGCCGGTGAGTACGACCTTCCCGTGATCAGCGACGAGATTTATGACCTCATGACCTACGAGGGCAAGCACGTATCTCCCGGCTCGCTCACCAAGGACGTTCCGGTTATCGTCATGAACGGCCTCTCCAAGGTTTACTTCGCCACCGGCTGGCGTTTGGGATACCTCTACTACGTAGACCCTGAGGGCAAGCTCGCCGAAGTCAGGGAGGCAATAGACAAGCTCGCCAGGATAAGGGTCTGCCCGAACACCCCAGCTCAGTTCGCGGCGATAGCAGGCCTCAACGGTCCGATGGACTACCTTGAGAGGTACATGGCGAAGCTCAAGGAGAGGAGGGACTACATCTACAAGCGCGTGCAGGAGATACCGGGGATAAGTGCCCAGAAGCCGCAGGGAGCTTTCTATGTCTTCCCGCGCATAGATGAACGCTCCAAGTGGAAGAACGACTTCGACTTCGTCATGGACGTCCTCCACGAGGCCCACGTTCTCTTCGTCCACGGCTCCGGATTCGGCAGGGCGGGCGACTGGCACTTCCGCATTGTCTTCCTCCCGCCGGTGGAGATCCTTGAGAAGGCGATGGACAGGTTCGAAGCATTCATGAAGAAGAGGCTCGCGGAGTGA
- a CDS encoding site-2 protease family protein encodes MNPREVEDLAVSFFVLLLLFADFNLKNVPYISLALITAFIFHELAHRWTAERYGYRAFYRRWDTGIVLALAIGIASKALTGTTWIFAAVGAVQIYAPYMLADREAFGKIALAGPASNMVIGIISLVLIQITSGGLQTALAITAFLNFWLAFFNLWPVPPLDGWKVLRWNAGYWAVAVGVAYSLNLLV; translated from the coding sequence ATGAATCCCCGCGAGGTCGAGGATCTTGCCGTATCTTTTTTCGTGCTTCTCCTCCTGTTCGCCGATTTCAACCTCAAAAACGTCCCCTACATATCCCTAGCGCTCATAACTGCCTTCATCTTCCATGAACTCGCCCACAGGTGGACAGCCGAGCGCTACGGATACAGGGCGTTCTATCGAAGGTGGGACACTGGCATCGTCCTTGCCTTGGCCATCGGGATCGCCAGCAAAGCCCTCACCGGAACCACGTGGATATTCGCCGCCGTCGGCGCTGTTCAAATATACGCCCCATACATGCTCGCAGATAGAGAAGCCTTCGGAAAGATAGCCCTGGCAGGCCCGGCATCGAACATGGTAATCGGAATTATTTCGCTGGTCCTGATCCAGATAACCTCTGGAGGCCTGCAAACTGCCCTGGCGATAACGGCCTTCCTCAACTTCTGGCTGGCGTTCTTCAACCTCTGGCCGGTACCTCCCCTCGACGGATGGAAGGTCCTGAGGTGGAACGCCGGCTACTGGGCAGTGGCCGTTGGGGTGGCGTACTCCCTGAACCTCCTTGTGTAA
- a CDS encoding lysine exporter LysO family protein — MSKFSILVFSALLLGIAVGFLFHPNIGRGYEIALYLLIFLIGVDIGGSVSEGTGRIPKKALMLPFSTLIGSIAGAALGAVVMGLSLKYSIAVGAGCGWYSLTGPVIARYSAFYGALGFLANILRELLTVVLYPLLIRHIPKEAAVSIGGATTMDTTLGLITKAGGRDVALTAFIHGFILTVLVPFILPIILGL; from the coding sequence GTGAGCAAATTCAGTATCCTGGTTTTCTCGGCTCTTCTCCTGGGTATTGCCGTCGGTTTTCTGTTTCACCCGAATATCGGAAGAGGTTACGAGATCGCTCTCTACCTTCTAATATTCCTGATAGGCGTTGACATCGGAGGAAGCGTTAGTGAGGGAACTGGGAGGATACCGAAAAAAGCACTGATGCTTCCTTTCTCCACTCTCATCGGTTCGATCGCCGGGGCGGCTCTGGGGGCTGTCGTTATGGGGCTCTCCCTGAAGTATTCCATCGCCGTTGGGGCAGGCTGCGGGTGGTACTCTCTCACGGGGCCGGTAATAGCGCGCTACTCCGCGTTCTACGGGGCACTTGGATTCCTGGCCAACATCCTGCGCGAGCTTCTCACCGTGGTGCTCTATCCCCTCCTGATACGGCACATACCAAAGGAGGCGGCCGTTTCGATCGGCGGGGCAACGACGATGGACACTACGCTGGGACTCATCACAAAAGCGGGCGGTAGGGATGTGGCGCTGACGGCTTTCATCCACGGATTCATCCTGACCGTGCTGGTGCCGTTTATTCTCCCAATAATTCTAGGACTTTGA
- a CDS encoding DUF120 domain-containing protein, with translation MKLEKTQVLIELALLGAVGEKRGVTLRELAKRFEVSPQTVMRLLEELEEEGLITREVSGRKTYVEISDEGLGFLEGLCEKLEKALYRGIILGEVVSGLGEGSYYVKLYSERIREYLGFEPYPGTLNVRVVFPKTVFDALVNVRPILIPGFIKEGRTFGDVRAYPVEIDGIKGAIVVPSRTVHPPRIAEIIAPVNLRKALGLGDGDRVKIRAVKEAGK, from the coding sequence ATGAAGCTCGAAAAAACTCAGGTTCTCATTGAACTGGCCCTTTTGGGGGCCGTAGGGGAAAAGAGGGGGGTAACGCTCAGAGAGCTCGCGAAGAGGTTCGAAGTTTCCCCCCAAACCGTCATGAGGCTCCTGGAGGAGCTCGAGGAGGAGGGCCTCATAACCCGCGAGGTTTCGGGCAGAAAAACCTACGTCGAAATAAGTGATGAGGGACTGGGTTTTCTTGAAGGCCTCTGCGAAAAGCTTGAGAAAGCTCTGTATCGGGGCATAATCCTCGGAGAGGTCGTCTCTGGACTGGGTGAGGGATCATACTACGTTAAGCTCTACAGCGAGAGGATAAGGGAGTACCTCGGGTTTGAACCCTATCCCGGAACCCTCAACGTGAGGGTCGTCTTCCCAAAAACGGTCTTCGACGCCTTGGTAAACGTGAGGCCCATCCTCATTCCCGGTTTCATTAAAGAAGGAAGAACATTCGGCGACGTCAGGGCATACCCGGTCGAGATAGATGGGATCAAAGGGGCGATAGTGGTCCCCTCAAGGACCGTTCATCCACCCAGGATAGCCGAGATAATAGCCCCCGTGAACTTGAGGAAGGCCCTTGGCCTCGGAGACGGCGACAGGGTAAAGATCAGGGCAGTGAAGGAGGCAGGGAAATGA
- a CDS encoding translin family protein, with protein MDLEDIVEAIRRELDEKDALREEALRITREIVRLSGDTVKAIHRGDIPTARARFAEAEERVRKLKEKLRNHPDLYHTGYVQSAHQEYVEAALLLSYVTGESYPHPGELDVPKADYALGLGDFIGELRRYFLLRLLENDMERAERAYREMERVYNALMTLEYPKGLVNVRTKQDQARHILERTLEDLTRAKFSMRLEEKLRAAVGNGEDPQ; from the coding sequence ATGGATCTGGAAGACATAGTCGAGGCCATAAGGCGCGAGCTTGATGAGAAGGACGCCTTACGGGAAGAGGCGCTTAGAATAACGAGGGAAATAGTGAGGCTGAGTGGGGACACGGTCAAGGCTATTCACCGAGGCGACATCCCCACAGCCAGAGCCCGCTTTGCGGAGGCAGAGGAGAGGGTTAGGAAGCTGAAGGAGAAGCTCAGGAATCATCCAGACCTCTATCACACGGGCTACGTCCAGAGTGCCCATCAGGAGTACGTCGAAGCGGCGCTTCTGCTGAGCTACGTAACGGGGGAGAGCTACCCACATCCAGGGGAGCTGGACGTCCCCAAGGCGGATTACGCCCTGGGGCTTGGAGACTTCATAGGGGAACTCAGGAGGTACTTCCTCCTCAGGCTTCTTGAGAACGATATGGAAAGGGCAGAGAGAGCTTATCGGGAGATGGAGAGGGTGTACAACGCACTGATGACCCTTGAATACCCCAAAGGGCTCGTTAACGTGAGGACCAAACAGGATCAGGCCAGACACATACTCGAGAGAACGCTTGAGGATCTCACGAGGGCAAAGTTCAGCATGAGGCTCGAAGAGAAGCTGAGAGCGGCGGTGGGAAATGGAGAGGATCCCCAGTGA
- a CDS encoding KH domain-containing protein produces MTEVLERLRKMLNVEILEVEYEGDKIIVYVPEDQVRIAVGTGGAAVRAAELVLGKKIEVRAR; encoded by the coding sequence ATGACAGAGGTTTTGGAAAGGCTCAGGAAGATGCTGAACGTGGAGATCCTCGAGGTTGAATACGAGGGCGACAAAATCATAGTTTACGTCCCGGAGGACCAGGTTAGAATCGCAGTGGGCACTGGAGGGGCGGCAGTGAGGGCGGCCGAGCTCGTGCTCGGCAAGAAGATTGAGGTGAGAGCTAGATGA
- a CDS encoding glycosyltransferase family 2 protein has translation MIAEAMLVMILLWDGHFFLRYLLSFGKGYSTRGWKPEVSIIIPAHNEEDNIGRAAKAALEQDYPNIEVIVVDDGSTDNTYKVASSINDPRLKVIRVPHSGKANALNKGLSVASGEVIVTTDADGWLDEKAVGRLIERFYGEDVVAVGGQVRVFPGSFLELAQDIEHLRIAIFRRAHEVNNLSLAPGPVSAFRRDALEKVGGFVEDPVEDYATTIALKELGRVVYAPDARVWVRMPTSLRRLWRQRRRWFLGDLPKLGSGPLKERAFLVISDGVALADVLFPLTAMALGRWVLLAVFLAFEIFTMAVAVWKERGLLREILLFPFVLWFWAAFYLSLHVYGYLKFALAKDEPVEWE, from the coding sequence ATGATAGCGGAAGCTATGCTCGTGATGATCCTGCTTTGGGACGGCCACTTCTTTCTCAGGTACCTGCTGAGCTTTGGGAAGGGATACTCCACCCGTGGATGGAAGCCCGAGGTCAGCATTATTATACCCGCCCACAACGAGGAGGATAACATAGGCAGGGCAGCAAAAGCCGCTCTGGAACAGGATTATCCCAACATTGAGGTCATAGTTGTCGACGACGGTTCGACTGATAACACGTACAAAGTCGCTTCGTCGATAAACGATCCCCGTCTGAAGGTCATCAGAGTTCCCCACTCGGGGAAGGCGAATGCCCTGAACAAGGGGCTCAGCGTAGCTTCCGGTGAAGTCATCGTTACGACCGACGCCGATGGATGGCTGGATGAGAAGGCCGTTGGAAGGCTCATCGAGAGGTTTTATGGAGAGGATGTGGTCGCCGTTGGCGGGCAGGTCAGGGTCTTTCCGGGGAGTTTTTTGGAGCTGGCGCAGGATATAGAGCACCTCAGGATAGCGATCTTCAGGAGGGCTCATGAGGTCAATAATCTGAGCCTTGCTCCCGGTCCGGTTTCGGCCTTCAGGAGGGATGCTCTGGAGAAGGTTGGGGGCTTTGTTGAGGATCCGGTCGAGGACTACGCGACGACAATTGCCCTCAAAGAGCTTGGAAGAGTCGTTTACGCGCCCGATGCAAGGGTCTGGGTCAGGATGCCGACTTCCCTCAGAAGACTGTGGAGGCAGAGGAGGAGGTGGTTCCTGGGGGACCTTCCCAAGCTTGGTAGCGGACCCCTCAAGGAGAGAGCGTTTCTGGTGATAAGCGATGGGGTTGCCCTTGCCGACGTTCTCTTTCCCCTCACTGCAATGGCCCTGGGAAGGTGGGTTCTCCTGGCAGTCTTTCTGGCCTTTGAAATCTTTACGATGGCGGTTGCCGTGTGGAAAGAAAGGGGCCTTCTTAGAGAAATCCTGCTCTTTCCATTTGTCCTGTGGTTCTGGGCGGCTTTCTACCTCTCGCTTCACGTCTACGGTTATCTAAAGTTTGCGCTCGCAAAGGATGAACCGGTGGAATGGGAGTGA
- the pgiA gene encoding glucose-6-phosphate isomerase yields MEYKLPIGVNIDLETGVIPGAKKLVRRLSNLKGYFQDEDAYNELLKEDPVVYEVYAVEQEEKDGDLNFATTVLYPGKVGKEFFFTKGHFHAKADRAEIYYGIKGKGGMLLQTPEGKAEWIPMGPGTVVYVPPYWAHRTVNTSDEPFIFLAIYPADAGHDYGSIAEKGFSKLVIEENGEVKVIDNPRWKE; encoded by the coding sequence ATGGAGTACAAGCTTCCGATTGGGGTTAACATAGACCTTGAGACCGGCGTTATTCCCGGCGCCAAAAAACTTGTGAGGAGGCTCAGCAACCTTAAGGGCTACTTCCAGGACGAAGACGCTTACAACGAGCTCCTCAAAGAGGATCCAGTTGTCTACGAGGTCTACGCGGTTGAGCAGGAGGAGAAGGACGGCGACCTCAACTTCGCCACGACCGTTCTCTACCCTGGAAAGGTTGGAAAGGAGTTCTTCTTCACCAAGGGACACTTCCACGCGAAGGCCGACAGGGCCGAAATCTACTATGGAATCAAAGGGAAGGGCGGAATGCTCCTCCAGACGCCCGAAGGAAAGGCCGAGTGGATACCGATGGGACCCGGAACCGTAGTCTACGTGCCGCCCTACTGGGCCCACAGAACCGTTAACACCAGCGACGAGCCCTTCATATTCCTGGCGATTTATCCCGCTGATGCAGGCCACGACTACGGCTCGATAGCCGAGAAGGGCTTCTCCAAGCTGGTCATCGAGGAAAACGGGGAAGTCAAGGTTATCGACAACCCGCGCTGGAAGGAGTGA